The genome window ACGACAACATCTATTCTTCGGCACTATCTGGCTCTGCATTCAGCACATACTCTAATGTCACACAGGCATTTACTGCAGCAAACAGTAACTTGGCCCATTTTGACAATGGAAACCCTGTTACATCTGCATCTGCTGCTCCAGATAACACCAAGGCAATCATCTATTGGTCAGTTCGCACAAACACTAATGCAATCTTGGACCAGGGTGAGCACGCAAATGTGGCAATTGCATATAGAATAGAGGACAAGCCGTCAGCACTAGATAAAATCAGGGTTGAAGTCATCGTTCCAACAGGAGCTGCTCTGACAGTTGAGAGACAAATTCCAACAATATCAACAGGCGTAGTAAATCTAGGCTAGCGCTTACAAAATCTATGTTTTAATCTGTTCATCCTGATCACACGCTAGGATATACCGTTACACAGTCATAAAAAACCAATGAAACTTGTTAGACGAGAACATAGTCGATCCCATCGAGGAGTCATAGGCGTAGAGTCTGCCATAGTTATGATAGCATTCGTAATCGTAGCAGCCGCTTTAGCTTTTGTCGTTCTCAACATGGGTTTCTCTACAACACAACGAGCAAAAACTGCAATAGTATCAAGCTTAGAGGAATCGAGCAGTGCCC of Candidatus Nitrosotenuis sp. DW1 contains these proteins:
- a CDS encoding archaellin/type IV pilin N-terminal domain-containing protein, with translation MRLFSSHRGVSGLEAAIITIVIVIVAAALAFVVLNMGFSTTQKAKTTIVSSLSEASSALQVAGNVIGIGDTTLSNIRVVSIPIKVASGGDSVNLQNTTASIKYMSNSKEYDNIYSSALSGSAFSTYSNVTQAFTAANSNLAHFDNGNPVTSASAAPDNTKAIIYWSVRTNTNAILDQGEHANVAIAYRIEDKPSALDKIRVEVIVPTGAALTVERQIPTISTGVVNLG